From the Leptotrichia sp. oral taxon 221 genome, one window contains:
- the lpxA gene encoding acyl-ACP--UDP-N-acetylglucosamine O-acyltransferase produces the protein MNNIHPTAVVDPNAKIGENVKIGPYSVIGPEVTIGNGTTIESHVVIEGETIIGENNYIFSFASIGKDPQDLKFGGEKTRVVIGNNNKIREFVTIHRGTTDKYETRVGNDCLIMAYVHIAHDCIIGDHCVLANAATFAGHVEVEDWAVVGGLTAIHQFTRVGRHAMIGGCSAVTQDVVPYMLSEGNKARAVYINIVGLQRRGFSEEQIKTLREVYKIIFKKKLKLEEALHILENDYKDNEDVVKLVEFIRKSKRGIAR, from the coding sequence ATGAACAATATACATCCAACGGCAGTTGTTGATCCAAATGCTAAAATCGGAGAGAATGTAAAAATAGGTCCTTATTCGGTGATAGGACCAGAAGTAACTATCGGTAACGGAACTACTATAGAATCTCATGTTGTTATCGAAGGTGAAACAATTATAGGTGAAAATAACTATATTTTTTCTTTTGCATCAATTGGAAAGGATCCACAGGATTTAAAATTTGGTGGTGAAAAGACAAGAGTTGTAATAGGAAATAATAACAAAATTAGAGAATTTGTAACAATTCATAGAGGAACTACTGATAAATATGAAACAAGAGTTGGAAATGATTGTTTGATAATGGCGTATGTTCATATTGCACATGATTGTATTATAGGAGACCACTGCGTATTAGCAAATGCTGCTACTTTTGCAGGTCATGTGGAAGTGGAAGATTGGGCAGTTGTTGGAGGATTGACAGCTATTCATCAGTTTACAAGAGTAGGAAGACATGCGATGATAGGAGGATGCTCAGCTGTAACTCAAGACGTTGTACCTTACATGCTTTCTGAAGGAAATAAAGCTAGAGCGGTATACATTAATATTGTAGGACTTCAAAGAAGAGGTTTTTCGGAAGAACAAATTAAAACTTTGAGAGAAGTTTATAAAATTATATTTAAGAAAAAACTAAAATTAGAAGAAGCATTACATATATTGGAAAATGACTACAAAGATAATGAAGATGTAGTAAAATTGGTTGAATTTATTAGAAAAAGTAAAAGAGGAATCGCAAGATAA
- a CDS encoding LpxI family protein, whose translation MNKVGLIAGNGKLPELFLEQCELQGIELFSVYLFDSVEESVKKHINSAKYSVAQPGKIISYFKKKGVSQVVMLGKVEKDLIFSNLKFDFVAAKILFSSKNKKDKNILKAIIDYIESEGITVLPQNYLLDDYIAKEKVYTKKIPSENDEKTIKIGIEAAKMLTDIDAGQTVVAKDESIVALEGIEGTDKAILRGGELAGKDCIVVKMARRNQDYRIDVPTIGVETIKKVVEIKARGIVIEADKMLFINQDEVVEYANKNKIFIKGIKHE comes from the coding sequence ATGAATAAAGTAGGTTTAATAGCTGGAAATGGTAAATTGCCAGAATTATTTTTAGAACAATGTGAATTACAGGGAATAGAATTATTCTCTGTTTATTTATTCGATAGTGTTGAAGAAAGTGTGAAAAAACATATAAATTCAGCTAAATATAGTGTAGCACAACCTGGGAAAATAATCTCTTATTTTAAGAAAAAGGGTGTTTCCCAAGTTGTTATGCTTGGAAAAGTTGAAAAAGATTTAATCTTCTCAAATTTAAAGTTTGATTTTGTTGCAGCAAAAATTTTATTTTCTTCAAAAAATAAGAAGGATAAAAATATATTGAAGGCAATTATTGATTACATTGAATCTGAAGGAATAACAGTATTGCCACAAAATTATTTGTTGGATGATTATATAGCTAAAGAGAAGGTTTATACGAAAAAAATTCCTAGCGAAAATGACGAAAAAACAATCAAAATTGGGATAGAAGCTGCGAAAATGTTAACAGATATTGATGCAGGGCAAACGGTAGTTGCTAAAGATGAATCTATCGTTGCTTTGGAGGGAATTGAAGGTACTGATAAAGCGATTTTGAGAGGTGGAGAATTAGCTGGAAAAGACTGTATTGTTGTAAAAATGGCTAGAAGAAATCAAGATTACCGAATAGATGTGCCGACAATAGGTGTTGAAACAATAAAAAAAGTTGTGGAAATTAAAGCAAGAGGAATTGTAATAGAAGCGGATAAAATGTTATTCATTAATCAAGATGAAGTTGTGGAATATGCGAATAAAAATAAAATATTTATTAAAGGAATAAAACATGAATAA
- the lpxB gene encoding lipid-A-disaccharide synthase: protein MNKMKKVFVSCGEMSGDLHLSYIIDSIRKKDSEIEFYGVVGDKSIKAGANKVNHIKDNDIMGFVEALKKYKYFKNKAKEYLKFIQENNIDTVIFVDFGGFNLKFFDLLKKEIPKIKTIYYIPPKVWAWGKSRIKELKKFDDVIVIFPFEKAYYDSLESSKKINVKYFGNPLVDKYEFSENLGDKILLLPGSRRQEILKFIPEIVKFVKLKEMKNQKFILKFADKLHLEYVKEYNLENIENVEISFDAIENLRKDSKYAIATSGTVTFELSLMGLPTIVVYKTSPINAFIARKIVKITYISLTNLNANKEIFPELLQENFSAEKLLLQCQNFEKNEEKIVLELKKEREKLGNSGVLNKISDYLIEKIKESK from the coding sequence ATGAATAAAATGAAAAAAGTATTTGTATCTTGTGGAGAAATGTCGGGAGATTTACATTTATCGTATATTATTGATAGTATTAGAAAAAAAGATAGTGAAATAGAATTTTACGGTGTTGTAGGCGATAAGTCTATAAAAGCTGGAGCGAATAAAGTAAATCACATTAAAGATAATGATATCATGGGATTTGTTGAAGCTTTAAAAAAATATAAATATTTTAAAAATAAAGCTAAAGAATATTTAAAATTCATACAAGAAAATAATATAGACACGGTTATATTTGTAGATTTTGGTGGATTTAATTTAAAATTTTTTGATTTATTGAAAAAGGAAATACCAAAAATAAAGACAATTTATTATATTCCACCAAAAGTTTGGGCTTGGGGAAAATCGAGAATAAAAGAATTGAAGAAATTTGATGATGTAATAGTAATTTTTCCCTTTGAAAAAGCGTATTATGACAGTTTAGAAAGTTCAAAAAAAATAAACGTGAAATATTTTGGAAATCCGTTGGTTGACAAATATGAGTTTTCTGAAAATTTAGGTGATAAAATTTTATTATTGCCAGGAAGTAGACGACAAGAAATTTTAAAATTTATTCCTGAAATAGTAAAATTTGTAAAATTAAAAGAAATGAAAAATCAGAAATTTATTTTAAAATTTGCGGATAAATTACACTTAGAATATGTGAAAGAATATAATTTAGAAAATATTGAAAATGTAGAAATAAGTTTTGATGCTATTGAAAATTTGAGAAAAGATTCTAAATATGCGATTGCAACTTCAGGGACTGTAACATTTGAATTATCATTGATGGGATTACCAACAATAGTTGTGTATAAAACTTCTCCTATTAATGCGTTTATTGCTAGAAAAATTGTTAAAATAACTTATATTAGTTTAACAAATTTAAACGCAAATAAAGAGATTTTTCCAGAGTTGTTACAAGAAAATTTTTCAGCTGAAAAATTATTATTACAATGTCAAAATTTTGAAAAAAATGAAGAAAAAATTGTTTTGGAATTAAAAAAAGAACGAGAAAAATTGGGTAATAGCGGTGTTTTAAATAAAATATCAGATTATCTAATTGAAAAAATAAAAGAGAGTAAATAA
- a CDS encoding MATE family efflux transporter gives MKEKREELMNNSIFKLFIKNFIPILISSVLVVLYNLVDRFFVGKISEEALAAVGVSFYIVMIFIAFSMLVGVGAGTIYSIRLGQKKKAETQKILGNTITIFLILGALLFLILQLNLDNILLYSGANRETLPYAKTYLQIMLFAIIPLFFSYGISNLLNAAGTPRVAMFSMLVGAVTNIILDYVAVMILKTGVEGTAYATLIGNVLAALIVMWFIVFGKLPFKINLFGYKLEYMSNIKFRFKYLKLFPKTVKDILTIGMSPFLLQLASSVVGLVTNKIVEVNGGTSGVAVVTIINSYLPIMTMTIYAVSQAMQPIIGFNYGAKRYNKVKKSLIMSILISIVLSGIFCLTMMMMPDKLVLFFNEKSTESALKEGVRALRIYFSTSILSSFGIIVPNYFQAIGRPKYSTVLNILRQVVIFLILMMIFSYYWKLVGVWYAQPATDIIFFVVLLIFTILEIKDLSRKQKNIEMKEREN, from the coding sequence ATGAAAGAAAAAAGAGAAGAGTTAATGAATAACTCGATATTTAAACTATTTATTAAAAATTTTATTCCTATATTAATAAGTTCTGTTTTAGTAGTTTTGTATAATTTAGTTGATAGATTTTTCGTAGGAAAAATTAGTGAAGAAGCATTGGCTGCAGTAGGAGTATCATTTTATATAGTTATGATATTTATAGCTTTTTCGATGTTAGTTGGAGTTGGAGCAGGAACGATTTATTCGATTCGACTTGGTCAAAAGAAAAAAGCTGAAACTCAAAAAATATTAGGAAATACGATTACAATATTTCTAATATTAGGAGCGCTTTTATTTTTAATATTGCAATTAAATTTAGATAACATTTTGTTATATTCAGGTGCAAATAGAGAAACATTACCATATGCGAAAACTTATTTGCAAATAATGCTTTTTGCTATAATTCCATTGTTTTTTTCATATGGAATATCAAATCTTTTAAATGCAGCTGGAACACCAAGAGTGGCAATGTTTTCAATGCTTGTAGGTGCAGTAACAAATATTATTTTAGATTATGTAGCTGTAATGATTTTGAAAACAGGAGTAGAGGGAACAGCTTATGCTACACTAATAGGAAACGTATTAGCAGCTCTTATTGTAATGTGGTTTATAGTATTTGGAAAATTACCATTTAAAATAAATTTATTTGGATACAAATTGGAATATATGAGTAATATAAAGTTCAGATTTAAATATTTGAAATTATTTCCAAAAACAGTAAAGGATATTTTAACAATTGGTATGTCACCTTTTTTACTTCAATTAGCAAGTTCTGTTGTAGGGTTAGTAACGAATAAAATTGTTGAGGTAAATGGTGGTACTTCAGGAGTAGCTGTTGTTACAATTATAAATTCTTATTTACCGATAATGACAATGACAATATATGCTGTGTCACAAGCGATGCAACCTATAATCGGATTTAATTACGGTGCAAAAAGGTATAATAAAGTAAAAAAATCATTAATAATGTCAATTTTAATAAGTATTGTTCTATCTGGAATTTTTTGCCTAACAATGATGATGATGCCAGACAAATTAGTATTATTTTTCAATGAAAAAAGTACTGAATCTGCTTTAAAAGAAGGAGTAAGAGCGCTAAGAATTTATTTTTCAACATCGATTTTATCTTCATTCGGAATAATAGTACCAAATTATTTCCAAGCAATAGGGCGTCCAAAATATTCAACAGTATTGAATATACTTAGACAAGTTGTAATATTTTTAATACTTATGATGATATTTTCATATTACTGGAAATTGGTTGGGGTTTGGTATGCACAGCCAGCTACAGATATTATATTTTTTGTAGTGTTGTTAATATTTACAATATTAGAAATAAAAGATTTGAGTAGAAAACAAAAAAATATTGAAATGAAAGAGAGAGAAAATTGA
- the plsY gene encoding glycerol-3-phosphate 1-O-acyltransferase PlsY has protein sequence MVVVLMIVAYILGSIPNALWIGKVFKGIDVREHGSKNTGSTNAARVLGAKLGILTLILDISKGAIPTLIATMLLESSISVILVGICAILGHSFSIFMKFKGGKAVATTVGVFIVLVPGAILLAAVIFFLVFGITRYVSLSSMIGAISLPIWIILFYKNIPLTIFGIIIAILIIVRHKSNIQRLLNGTESKFSINKKK, from the coding sequence ATGGTAGTAGTATTAATGATAGTTGCGTATATACTTGGAAGTATACCAAATGCTCTTTGGATAGGGAAAGTATTTAAAGGAATTGATGTTAGAGAGCATGGAAGCAAAAATACAGGTTCAACAAATGCAGCAAGAGTTTTAGGTGCTAAATTAGGTATTTTGACATTGATTTTAGATATATCTAAAGGTGCAATTCCTACTTTGATAGCGACAATGTTATTAGAATCATCGATTAGTGTAATTTTAGTTGGAATTTGTGCGATTTTAGGGCATAGTTTTTCAATTTTTATGAAATTTAAAGGTGGAAAGGCAGTAGCTACAACAGTTGGAGTATTTATTGTGTTAGTTCCAGGTGCGATTTTGTTAGCAGCTGTAATTTTCTTTTTAGTTTTTGGTATTACAAGATATGTTTCGTTATCTTCAATGATTGGAGCAATTTCTTTGCCAATTTGGATAATATTATTTTATAAAAATATACCACTTACTATTTTTGGTATAATAATTGCTATTTTGATAATAGTGAGACATAAAAGTAATATTCAAAGATTACTAAATGGGACAGAATCAAAATTTTCAATAAATAAGAAAAAATAA
- a CDS encoding NAD(P)H-dependent glycerol-3-phosphate dehydrogenase: MKNILVIGGGSWGTCLSKLLVENKNNVFLWEYNEKTRNVIREKRENPVFLPNIKLPNELNVVDSYCETLKNEKIDVILLATPTQFLRPILKNLKECLSYKVIIVNVAKGIEIKSKKRISEVIDEELSGKDYSYVLLAGPTHAEEVALKLPSAILSVSLDEKAALEIQHLFSNSYFRVYTGTDLVGAELSGAVKNCLAIAAGISDGLGFGDNSKAALITRGINEILEIGKYYHADPKTFMGLSGLGDIIVTCTSKHSRNRYVGEELGKGRKIDDIISSMKMVSEGAETIKALYAIIKENNIQAPIMSALYEVIYENRPVNELVSLFMNRNLRSEFI, encoded by the coding sequence ATGAAAAATATATTAGTGATTGGTGGTGGAAGTTGGGGAACTTGTTTATCAAAATTACTTGTTGAAAATAAAAATAATGTATTTTTATGGGAGTATAATGAGAAAACGAGAAATGTAATTAGAGAAAAAAGAGAAAATCCAGTATTTTTACCTAACATAAAATTGCCAAACGAATTAAATGTGGTTGATAGTTATTGCGAAACATTGAAAAATGAAAAGATAGATGTGATTTTATTGGCTACTCCAACACAATTTTTAAGACCGATTTTAAAAAATTTAAAAGAGTGTTTGAGTTATAAAGTGATAATTGTAAATGTGGCTAAAGGAATAGAAATTAAATCTAAGAAGAGAATCTCAGAAGTTATCGATGAAGAGCTTAGTGGAAAAGATTATAGCTATGTATTGTTAGCTGGACCTACACATGCAGAAGAAGTTGCATTGAAATTACCTTCAGCCATTTTATCAGTATCATTAGATGAAAAAGCAGCATTGGAAATCCAACATTTATTTAGTAATTCTTATTTTAGAGTTTATACTGGAACTGATTTAGTGGGAGCAGAGTTATCAGGAGCTGTAAAAAACTGTTTGGCAATAGCAGCAGGAATTTCTGATGGTCTTGGTTTTGGAGATAATTCAAAAGCAGCATTGATTACAAGAGGAATAAATGAAATTTTGGAAATTGGTAAATATTATCATGCAGATCCAAAAACATTTATGGGATTATCAGGACTTGGAGATATAATTGTTACGTGTACAAGTAAACATAGTAGAAATAGATATGTAGGAGAAGAATTGGGAAAAGGAAGAAAAATAGACGACATCATTTCAAGCATGAAAATGGTATCGGAAGGAGCTGAAACAATAAAAGCTTTATATGCAATTATTAAAGAAAACAATATTCAAGCACCAATTATGTCAGCACTTTATGAGGTGATTTATGAAAATCGACCTGTAAACGAATTAGTTTCGTTGTTTATGAATAGAAATTTAAGATCAGAATTCATATAA
- a CDS encoding RNA polymerase sigma factor RpoD/SigA, translating to MEENNLNLISLYLSDIQKFDLLSKEEEYDLLRRIREENDEQARQLLILSNLRLVISTAKKSLGNGLPLIDLISEGNIGLIKAINKFDYKKGHRFSTYAVWWIKQAIKKSIINTGRDIRIPSYKYEQLAKVNKVIKEYTAKYGEGPSTEYIAKKVDLKESKVILLLNEFQDIVSLNETIGDNIYLEDIVGKEDNVEEKIIKEDQLYEMRELLDKVLTEREKEILELRYGLYDNKIHTLKEIGLKLNITRERVRQIEKKAITKLKEHFKNYKDMI from the coding sequence ATGGAAGAAAACAACTTAAACTTAATTTCTTTATATTTAAGTGATATTCAAAAATTTGATTTGCTATCAAAGGAAGAAGAATACGATTTATTAAGAAGAATAAGAGAAGAAAATGATGAACAAGCTAGACAACTTTTAATCTTATCAAATTTAAGATTAGTAATAAGTACGGCTAAAAAATCATTAGGAAATGGATTACCATTGATAGATTTAATAAGTGAAGGAAATATTGGATTGATAAAGGCTATTAATAAATTTGATTATAAAAAGGGACATAGATTCAGTACATATGCGGTTTGGTGGATAAAACAGGCGATAAAAAAGTCAATTATTAATACAGGGAGAGATATCAGAATACCTTCATATAAATACGAACAATTAGCAAAGGTGAATAAAGTTATTAAAGAATATACGGCTAAGTACGGTGAAGGCCCTTCTACAGAATACATAGCAAAGAAAGTTGATTTGAAAGAAAGTAAAGTTATTTTGTTGTTAAATGAGTTCCAAGATATAGTTTCTTTAAATGAAACTATAGGAGATAATATTTATTTGGAGGATATTGTAGGAAAAGAAGATAATGTTGAAGAAAAGATTATAAAAGAAGATCAACTATACGAAATGAGAGAATTATTAGATAAGGTCTTAACTGAAAGAGAAAAAGAGATACTTGAGTTAAGATATGGTTTATACGATAATAAAATTCATACTTTGAAAGAGATTGGTCTTAAATTGAATATCACAAGAGAAAGAGTAAGACAAATAGAAAAAAAAGCAATAACAAAATTAAAAGAACACTTTAAAAATTATAAAGATATGATATAA
- the dnaN gene encoding DNA polymerase III subunit beta has product MLNVIVNRRELLKAIHIVENAVKENKIREVLSGIYIEAKENKVILKGTDLEVSISTEIECEVIQEGKIVIKHKLIEEFLKQISDDKIELNEESGKLVIKTSATDTEFSIYDAENFPIQTKLETGVEYNFNKDELLTHIENVKISAATEVENLAVNCIRLEIGENKLKLVSSDTYRLTFIEEELPESQRNKEDLNVSIPLKTIDGLIKIMKLIDEETITIKSDSSKVFFKIANVEILTRVIELQFPDYKTILKNVDHNKKILLNTKDFTSVLRRTLIFARDNKETKNGGIFNFQNNKLYLTGTNEYAQIKEELPTIQEGDDIKISLNVKFLLDYISIISGKVTEIRLLNSKSSVIIKDEDSDKSLYFTMPLALREN; this is encoded by the coding sequence ATGTTAAATGTAATTGTAAATAGAAGAGAATTGTTAAAAGCTATTCACATTGTAGAAAATGCTGTAAAAGAGAATAAAATTAGAGAAGTTTTATCAGGAATATACATTGAGGCGAAAGAAAATAAGGTGATTTTAAAAGGTACAGATTTAGAAGTATCGATTAGTACTGAGATAGAATGTGAAGTTATTCAAGAAGGGAAAATTGTAATTAAACATAAATTGATAGAAGAATTTTTGAAACAAATATCAGATGATAAAATTGAGTTGAATGAAGAATCTGGTAAATTAGTAATAAAGACAAGTGCTACAGATACAGAATTTTCAATATATGATGCAGAAAATTTTCCTATTCAAACGAAATTGGAAACAGGAGTGGAATATAATTTTAATAAAGACGAATTATTGACTCATATAGAGAATGTAAAAATTTCGGCTGCGACTGAAGTGGAAAATTTGGCTGTAAACTGTATAAGACTTGAAATTGGAGAAAATAAATTGAAATTGGTTTCTTCTGATACTTATAGATTAACTTTTATTGAAGAAGAATTGCCAGAAAGTCAAAGAAATAAAGAAGACTTAAATGTAAGCATACCATTAAAAACTATTGATGGATTAATTAAAATTATGAAACTTATAGACGAGGAAACAATTACAATAAAATCTGATAGTTCAAAAGTATTTTTCAAAATAGCTAATGTTGAAATTTTGACAAGAGTAATTGAATTGCAATTCCCTGATTATAAAACAATATTGAAAAATGTAGACCATAATAAAAAAATATTATTGAATACAAAAGATTTTACATCAGTATTAAGAAGAACTTTAATATTTGCGAGAGATAATAAAGAGACAAAAAATGGAGGAATTTTTAATTTCCAAAATAATAAATTGTATTTAACAGGTACAAATGAATATGCTCAAATTAAAGAAGAATTGCCAACTATTCAAGAGGGTGATGATATAAAAATCTCATTAAATGTTAAATTCTTGTTAGACTATATTTCTATAATAAGCGGAAAAGTGACAGAAATAAGATTATTGAATAGCAAAAGTTCTGTAATTATAAAAGATGAAGATTCAGACAAATCGCTTTACTTTACAATGCCTTTAGCGTTAAGAGAAAATTAA
- a CDS encoding transglycosylase domain-containing protein — translation MAQKINPNDFKNNGTDPVKATRRKFFLSLFLKFIIFLFIVCLGVLGYIFYTIRRETPVDLIDSYAPTSPSIIYDINGNQLDTVNVENRSPVSIKDVPLNVQNAFLAIEDRKFRSHHGFDFLRTGRAILTTLSGRRREGGSTITQQLAKNAFLTPERTVMRKIKEAILAVEIERKYTKDEILENYLNTIYFGQGAYGIKNAAIRYFNKEPKNLTIAEAAVLASLPKSPTKYSKIENAVEREHVVLKQMLSYGFINENEYEEAAAEKIKFKNGNIKNKNEEEQISTSNTAPEFTTIVLSEAKKILKIDEEDQKFLFDGYKIYATVDLNMQRAAYKAFNSNYNLRNRANMNGALISIDPSNGFVKAMVGGKNYKKGEFNRALNSLRQPGSSFKPLIYLAALQKNMGMNSVMEDSPIKIGNWTPKNYDGSFRDSMTLDKAIEISNNIIPIKLLQYVGIDAVEKIWRDSGVTGGDFPKNYTLALGSISTRPIDMALFYAALANGGYQITPQYIYKIENKYGEVIYEAKAKNKKIFDSKDVAILTQMLENAVNYGTGQSAKVFKNGQLIPMAGKTGTTSDYISAWFTGYTPTLATVVYVGNDDNKSMGSGMTGGSAAAPLWKSYMQSVVDMDNYNVGVFEFIDDYIKRKDLIQKDIDLKIGLLDSDGVDKRNALFKAGTEPIEFENKFKNGIVF, via the coding sequence ATGGCACAGAAAATTAATCCTAACGATTTTAAGAATAATGGGACCGATCCTGTTAAAGCTACAAGAAGAAAATTTTTTCTTTCGCTTTTCTTAAAATTTATTATATTTTTATTTATTGTTTGTTTAGGTGTTTTAGGGTATATTTTTTATACAATTCGAAGAGAAACACCTGTAGATTTAATTGACAGTTACGCACCAACTTCTCCGTCGATAATTTATGATATTAACGGAAATCAACTTGATACAGTAAATGTAGAAAATCGTTCGCCTGTAAGTATAAAAGATGTACCTCTTAATGTACAGAATGCTTTCTTGGCAATCGAAGATAGAAAATTCCGTTCACATCATGGATTCGACTTTTTACGTACAGGTAGAGCTATTTTAACAACTCTTTCTGGAAGAAGAAGAGAAGGTGGAAGTACCATTACTCAACAATTAGCAAAAAATGCTTTCTTGACACCTGAAAGAACAGTTATGAGAAAAATTAAAGAGGCTATTTTAGCAGTTGAGATTGAAAGAAAATATACTAAAGATGAAATTCTTGAAAATTATTTAAATACAATTTATTTTGGTCAAGGAGCTTATGGTATAAAAAATGCTGCTATCAGATATTTTAATAAAGAACCTAAAAATTTAACAATTGCTGAAGCTGCAGTTTTAGCAAGTTTACCTAAATCGCCTACCAAATATTCAAAAATTGAAAATGCGGTTGAAAGGGAACATGTTGTTTTGAAACAGATGTTGTCTTACGGATTTATCAATGAAAACGAATATGAAGAAGCTGCTGCTGAAAAAATTAAATTTAAAAATGGAAATATTAAAAACAAAAATGAAGAAGAACAAATTTCTACTTCAAATACTGCACCTGAATTTACAACTATTGTATTGAGTGAAGCTAAAAAAATATTGAAAATTGATGAAGAAGATCAAAAATTCCTTTTTGATGGATATAAAATATATGCAACTGTTGATTTAAATATGCAAAGAGCTGCTTATAAAGCATTCAACAGTAATTATAATTTAAGAAATCGTGCTAATATGAATGGAGCTTTGATTTCAATTGATCCAAGTAATGGTTTTGTAAAAGCAATGGTTGGAGGAAAAAATTATAAAAAAGGTGAATTTAATAGAGCTTTAAACTCTTTAAGACAACCTGGATCTTCATTTAAACCATTGATTTATCTTGCTGCTTTGCAAAAAAATATGGGAATGAACAGCGTTATGGAAGATTCGCCTATTAAAATTGGAAACTGGACTCCAAAAAACTATGATGGAAGTTTTAGAGACAGTATGACACTTGATAAAGCTATTGAAATTTCTAATAATATTATTCCAATAAAATTATTACAATATGTTGGAATTGATGCTGTTGAAAAAATTTGGCGTGATTCTGGTGTTACTGGTGGAGATTTCCCTAAAAACTATACACTTGCTTTAGGATCTATTTCTACAAGACCTATTGATATGGCATTATTTTATGCAGCACTTGCAAATGGTGGATACCAAATTACACCACAATATATTTACAAAATTGAAAATAAATATGGTGAAGTTATTTACGAAGCAAAAGCAAAAAATAAAAAGATTTTTGACTCAAAAGATGTTGCAATCCTAACTCAAATGCTTGAAAATGCAGTAAATTACGGAACTGGACAATCTGCGAAAGTATTTAAAAACGGTCAACTTATTCCAATGGCTGGAAAAACAGGAACTACAAGTGATTATATCTCAGCTTGGTTTACTGGATATACACCTACTCTAGCTACTGTAGTTTATGTCGGAAACGATGACAATAAATCAATGGGTAGTGGTATGACAGGAGGAAGTGCAGCTGCACCTTTATGGAAGAGTTATATGCAATCTGTTGTAGATATGGATAATTATAATGTTGGAGTTTTCGAATTTATTGATGATTACATAAAACGTAAAGATCTTATTCAAAAAGATATTGACTTAAAAATCGGATTACTTGATTCTGATGGTGTAGATAAGAGAAATGCATTATTCAAAGCTGGTACTGAACCAATAGAATTTGAAAATAAATTTAAAAATGGAATTGTTTTCTAG